The genome window TAAGTCAGAGGTGAAGCCTGATAAGAAGAGGCGTCCATGTCTAGATTATTCTTTAGGGAGATGTCTTGCCCCATGTGCAGGTTTATGCAGTGAAGCAGAATATAGAGAAAGAGTGGATGATGTTATTCTTTTATTAACGGGCAAATCATCTGAGCTTGTAGAACGTATTCGTAAAAGAATGGATGAAGCGGCTCTCAATCTTGATTTTGAAAAAGCGGCCCGACATCGCGATGCTATACGAGCAATTTGGCGTTTATCTCGTCAAAGAGTGGCTTCTAGTCTTCAAGAAGATATAGATATTGAAACATGGGATGCACTGAATAAATTACAAAATCTTCTCCATATGGATATCCTGCCATGGCGAATTGATGGTTTTGATATTTCACACATGTCTGGACATGAAACGTATGGAGTAGCTGTTGTTTTTGAACAAGGTGTATCTAATCCTTCTCTCTATCGTCGCTTTAAAATACGGACAGTTGAAGGAATAGACGACTTCAGATCTATAGAAGAAGTTGTAAAACGTCGTTATACCAAAGTATTAGAGAATAATGAACCTCTTCCTCAGCTTATTCTTATAGATGGTGGTCCCGTGCAGTTAGAATTTGCAAAAAAGGCGCTACAAGATTTGGATATAATCAATATCCCAGTTATTTCTCTGGCGAAAAGAGAGGAACTGATATACCATAACGAAAAAGAATCTCCAATTAGGCTTGAGTGGACTGACCCTGTGCTTCAACTTCTGCAGAGAGTTCGTGATGAATCTCACCGTTTTGCTGTGAAAAGTCACAGACGAGGACGAAGTGTCGCTCTGACACGATCAGTTTTAGAAGAAATTCCCGGAGTTGGCAAACACACTGCAGCCATGTTGCTTTCTAATTTTGGCAGCGTAAAAAAGATAGCAGTTCTCTCTCCTGATGAGTTAATGAAAGTTAAAGGTATCGGACCCGCTTTAGCATTAAAAATAGCTACATTTTTTAGAGGTGAAGACAATGAGCCTGAAGCAGACTCGTGATGACGAATACTATATGCGAAGAGCATTGAGCTTGGCACGAAGAGGAACAGGGCATACATCTCCTAACCCTCTTGTCGGATGTGTGATAGTCAAAAATGAACAAATAATAGCTGAAGGGTATCATCATGCTTATGGTATGCCCCATGCTGAAGTGGAAGCGTTGAGACAAGCTGGCAATAGGGCAGAAGGTGCTACTGCTTATGTAAACTTGGAACCATGTGCTCATTATGGTAAAACTCCTCCGTGCGCGCCTCAACTTGTAGAAGCAGGTGTAAAACGTGTTGTTATAGGAATGGTTGATCCTCATGCTGTAGTAAATGGGAAAGGGATTGATATTCTTAAGTTGCACAATGTTGAAGTAAAAACAGGAATAATAGAGGAAGAATGTAAATGGTTAAATAGAGGGTTCATAAGAAGAATAAAAAATAATAGACCATGGTTTACACTTAAAACTGCCTCTACAATAGATGGGAAAATTGCCCTTCCCAATGGTGAAAGCCAATGGATTACGTCAGATGAAGCTAGAAACAGAGCCCATTTGCTTAGAGCAGAACATGATGCCATTCTTGTTGGCATCCAGACCGTACTTTGTGACGATCCATCGTTAACAGTTCGACACACTTGCGGAAAATCGCCACTTCGTGTTGTTGTTGATACACACTTAAGAACTCCTCAAAACGCTTCCATACTTAAAAATGAAGCAGCAGTTATTTTAGCCGGAGAGTCAGCTCGAAATACAAAAGAACATTATATTTTAGAAAAAGCAGGAGCTGAGTTGTTTTTTATTCCTGAAAGAGATAATCATGTTGATTTATTACACGCTGTAAAGGTTTTGGGGAATAGAGGCATTAATTCAGTTCTTGTAGAAGGTGGAGCTACAATAGCCTCTGCCTTTTTTAAAGAAAATTTAGTTGATGGAGTTTCTCTTTTTATCGCACCAACCATAATGGGGCAAGGCATTTCTCTTTTTGAAAGAATTGTAGTACCATCACTAGATAAACTCATTCGTATAACTGTCCGTAATGTTTCTAAAGCAGGACAGGACATATGGATAGAGGGGGTGCCTGAATGTTCACTGGACTTGTAGAGAGTATAGGCAAGCTTGTTTCTATAACGCCTTCAAAAGATGTTTATCATCTTAAGATTGAGGCTCCAGATATTGCTAGTGAACTTATTTTTGGTCAGTCGGTAGCTGTTTCTGGTGCTTGCGTGACTGTGACTTCTCACGATAATCGCTTTTTCAGCGCTGACATTATGCCGGAAACACAGAAACGAACTAAATTCCGTCTTTCAAAGCCAGGCAGCCTTGTTAATCTCGAGCGAGCGTTAACGGCTTCAGGGCGTTTTGATGGTCACATAGTAAGTGGGCACATTGATGGCATCGGAAGAGTTGCAGAAATTATTTCAATGGGAATAACTCACGTTATGAGAGTCGAGACAGATGAGTCTATTGCACAAATGATTGTAGAAAAAGGATCTATAGCTATTGACGGAGTCAGTTTGACGGTTATAGATGCGATGTCAAATTCTTTCTCTGTCGGTCTTATTCCTACAACATTACAAGAATGTACATTGGGTACTATTCAAGAAGGAGAAATTTTAAATATAGAAACAGACATTTTGGGCAAATATGTTTTAAAATTTATGAATCTACAAAGAAGTAATAAGCCCGTATCATCAAACTTGACAATGGAACAATTAAGAGAAATGGGTTGGTAGCAATTTATTATAGAGAGAGGAAAGGATCGAGGCTCTAATGAATAAAAGATGTGAACATGATTTTAGCTTAATAGAGGAAGCCATTGAAGATGTTAAAAATGGCAAGATGGTTATTGTTGTTGATGACGATAACAGAGAGAATGAGGGAGATATCGTTGTAGCTGCAGAAAAAGCTACAACGGAAATTATAAACTTCATGACCAAAGAGGCCAGAGGATTGGTCTGTGTTCCTATTACTGCTGATAGAGCACAATGTCTCCATTTGGAGCCAATGTCAAAAGATAATACTGATCGTCATGGAACAGCTTTCCTTATTAGCGTAGATGCAAAAGAAGGAACTACGACAGGTATCTCAGCTTCGGAAAGAGCCATAACTGCTCGGCTCCTTGCAAATCCCGAAGCCAAGCCAGACGATTTTTTACGTCCAGGACATATGTTTCCTCTCGCTGCAAAAAAAGGTGGCGTTCTGAAACGTGCAGGACATACAGAAGCTGCTGTTGATTTAGCTTGGATGGCAGGATTAACACCTGCTGGCGTTATTTGTGAGATTATGAACTCAGATGGAAGCATGGCACGTTTACCTGAACTCAAAGAGTTTGCTAAAGCTCATGGAATTCGTATTATATCAATCGAAGACTTGATTCGTTATAGAAGTTGCCGCGAAAAACTTGTAGAAAAAGTGGCGGAAGTTAAACTTCCTACGGCTTATGGTGATTTTACTGCCTATGCCTACCACAACATTCTCGATGAAGATCAGGATCGTGTTCATATAGCCTTAGTAAAAGGCGATGTTCGAGATGTAGAAGATGTTCTTGTTCGAGTACACTCTGAATGTTTAACTGGCGATGTCTTCGGATCACTTCGCTGTGATTGTGGCCCTCAACTTCATGCAGCTATGCAAAGAGTCGAAGAAGAAGGACGAGGAGTTGTCTTATATATGAGACAAGAGGGACGGGGAATAGGTATTGTCAATAAATTGAAGGCCTACCAACTACAAGAGAAGGGGCTAGATACTGTAGAGGCTAATGAAGCCTTGGGATACGCCGCAGATTTACGAGATTACGGTGTAGGTGCTCAGATTTTACAAGATCTTGGATTGAGTTCTATTCGATTAATGACAAATAATCCCAGAAAAGTTGTTGGCTTGCAAGGGTATGGATTAAAAATTACGGCACGTGTTCCTCTCGTAATTGAACCTAACAAATTTAATCAGCGTTACTTGAATACGAAAGAAGAAAAACTTGGTCACGTGCTTCATCTTAAGGATATACTCCGCTAGAGAAGGAAAGGGGGAACATGTATGAAGATTTCAGAGGGAAAGCTTATAGGTACTGGTTTAAGGTTTTGTATTGTAGCGTCACGTTTTAATGAATTAATTACTTCAAAACTCATTGACGGCGCAAAGGACATTTTGTTGCGCCATGGTGTTTCACATCAAAATATTGAAATTATGTGGATTCCGGGAGCTTGGGAAATTCCTTTAATAGCACAAGAGGCAGCTTTATCAGGTAAGTATGACGGAATTATCGCTTTGGGTGCTGTTATTCGAGGGGATACTCCACATTTCGAATATGTATCATCAGAAATGGCAAAGGGACTTGCTCATGTAGGGCTGACGCAAAGAATCCCCGTTGCCTTTGGAGTGTTGACATGTGACACCTTGGAACAAGCTCTTTTGCGTGCTGGAAGCAAAGCTGGGAATAAAGGAGCGGAGTCGGCTCTAGCTGTTATCGAAACCGCCAATCTATTAAAGGTTCTTCGAACGGGAAAGGAGCAAGAAGCATAATGCTTGAAATTAAATGGATACGTAACAATATAGAAGAAGTAAAGACCTTTTTAAAAAACAGAAATAACGATTTTGATGTTGAGAAAATTGTCACATTAGATGAAGAGAAAAGATCGTTGCTTGCAGAAACAGAAACACTAAAAGCACAGCGAAATGAAGGTTCTCGCAAAGTGGCCGAGGCCAAAGCGTCTGGAACTGATGCTGCTGCGCTTATGGAGGAAATGAAAACTTTAGGTCAGAAAGTTAAAGAAATTGATAACAAAATTTCTGAAATTGACAATGAGCTTCAGGCTCTGCTTTTACAAGTACCTAATAGACCTCACGATTCTGTTCCTGTGGGGAAGGATGAAAATGACAACATAGAAATTCGAAAATGGGGAACGCCTCACAAATTTTCTTTTGACCCCCAAGCACACTGGGATTTGGGAGAGCATTTAGGCATTCTTGACTTTGAAAAGGGTGCAGCTCTCGCTCAAAGTCGGTTTACTGTTCTCAAGGGAGCAGGAGCACGACTCGAAAGAGCTCTCATGAACTTTATGCTTGATCTTCATACAACTCAGCATGGTTATAAGGAAATTCAGCCTCCCTTCATGGTCTCTTCCCAGACAATGCTAGGTACAGGACAGCTCCCCAAATTTGCAGAAGATCTGTATAAGTGCGAGAACGAAGACCTCTGGCTTATTCCTACTGCCGAAGTTCCACTTACAAACCTTCATGCAGGTGAACTGCTTGCTGAGGAAAACTTGCCTTTATACTACACAGCATATACTCCTTGTTTTAGAAAAGAGGCAGGTAGCTACGGACGTGACGTAAGAGGAATGATGCGTCAGCATCAATTTGACAAAGTAGAAATGGTAAAGCTTTGCAAACCTGAAGAAAGCTACAATGAACTTGAAAAATTAACATCTAATGCAGAAGAAGTATTACAAAAGCTTGGACTCCCATACAGAGTTATCTGTTTGTGTACAGGTGACATGGGATTTGGCGCCAGCAAGACATATGATCTTGAAGTATGGCTTCCTTCTCAGGATAAGTATCGCGAGATTAGTTCTTGCAGCAACTGTGAGGATTTCCAAGCAAGAAGGATGGGCACACGGTATAAACCGGTAGATGGGGGAAAACCTCGATATGTACATACTCTCAACGGTTCCGGCATAGCAATTGGTAGAACACTTATTGCCGTTCTTGAAAATTACCAGAGAGAAGATGGATCGATAGAAATACCTGAAGCCCTCGTTCCTTATATGGGTGGCATGAAAGAAATTAAGCTCCTTTCATAAAAAAATCGTTTTTTTATGTAAAATGTAGATAAGGAAGATCATCTCAAATGAGATGATCTTCCTTAATTTTTAAATAAATAATGCAAAAGCTTTGTAAAATTGGTAGAATAGCTCGGAGAGCTTGTTTTTACTTATTTTAGAAGGAAGGGTGGGGCTTGCCATAGTCAAAATAATGTCTCTCATTGCAGAGATAAACCTTTATACTCTATTGCTTGTACTCGTCGTTGCTTGCTTCTTGTTTCAAAGACTATGCAGGCGTTCTCTAGAAAATAGCCAATATAACTATCTTAGGGATATTTTGCTTGTGGGAGCCTGGATGCTTAGTGGTATTTGGTCAGGCGATCCCGAAGTTACGCTTATCACTGGTATAGCAGTTATAGCTGCTGTGGTAGGTATGTATCAGCATTTTTATCCGCACAAAAAGCTTAGGTGGATTTATTTCATAATTGGAATTATTTTTGCTCTCTCTGGACCTAGAATAACGTTTTTAGGTTTGCCACAAGGCGAATACCTCTATTTATCTAACTTTATATCCATAGCCATTACTGGAATATGGATATCAGTTTTTCCTATTCTTATTCAGGAACTCGATAATATTCCAGGTATGGCTGGTCACCTTTTAGCTGTAACATTCTCCATTTTACTTTTAGCGACAGCATTTTCGGGGCAATATCTGCCAGATGCTTTCTATACAAGTATGACTGGTTTACTTATGCTGGGTGTTTTTTGGAGCCGGCATGGACATATGTATCGTCGATTAGGGGAGTCTTTGTCTGCTTTTTGGGGAGTTCTTGTTGCTGGAACATCTTTGTTAGGTGTAAGTAAGGGAATTACTTTTAGTACAATGATGGTGTTGCCTTTAGGGCTTTTTGCTATTCCTCTAATGGAAACATCACTTCATTTTGCCAGCACAATACTTTCTGCAAATCCAAAGGGTGCAATGGTAATTTACCGCAGTCTTGTTGCAAGAGGTATCGATCATCCCAGTGCAGTTAAATTTATTACATCAATTTGTGCCTTAGTAGGAGTTCTTATAGCCATGTTTCAACTTACCGCAGGAAAACAAGCCATATTGTTAGTTAGCGTTACCGTCTTTTTTGCTGGTTTGACACTTATACCGGTATTTTCCAGACTTCTGCGTCAAAAGAAAATTTCTGGAGAGCGTCCTGAGCTATGGGGAGTTTCTCTAGACAATGTTTCAATGAATTATGCCATAGCTAAAGTCAAATCTCTTTTGGGGCAAAACAATGGATGCTCTCTCATCTCTACTGTAAACTCATTAGCTGTTCAAACGGCTTTGAAAGATAGAGAATATAAAAAGATTGTATCTCAAGCTGCCTTAACTTTAGCGGATGGTACTGGGTTAATGTGGGCTTTGCGTTTTCTTGGCAGACCTGTGCAAGAACGAATTACCGGCATAGATTTCCTAATTCAGTTGTGTCGTACGGCAAGTGTTGAAGGTTGGCCTGTTTATTTTTTAGGAGGAAAACCTGGTGTTGCTAATGCAGCAGTAGAAAAATTGAAAGGACAATACTCCGATTTAAAAATATCGGGAGTGCATGATGGATATTTTTCTTCTGGTACAGAGGAGGAGGCCATCATTCGAGAGATTAAAGAAAATAAAACATGCCTTCTCTTTGTTGGCATGGGGCTTCCTCGCCAAGAGAAATGGATTTATGCCCATCGTGAAGATTTGGGAAATCTTGTTGCCATAGGTGTAGGCGGCTCTTTTGATGTTATTTCAGGGAAATTAACTCGGGCACCTCTTCTCATACAGAAAGCAGGACTTGAATGGTTATATCGTCTTGTGCAAGAACCTTGGAGGTGGAAAAGGGATCTTGAACTTTTTACCTTTGCGGTTCGAGTTCTTTTGACAAAAATAGGTATAGTCAGGAGGTAACAGCACATTGAACACTTGCGCCAGAGAATTAATGCATCGTGATCTTACCGCAGTCATGGAAGAAGATTCTATACAAGATGCTGTTCATATTCTTTATAGTCACAACTTATCCGGGTTGCCCGTAGTGAGGGAAGATTGGGAACTTGTCGGGTATTTATCTGAATCTGATATTCTGCAAGCAGCAATTCCGACATATCTGGAAATTCTTGCACAAAGCTCCTTCCTGAATAATGGTGAAATTCATCTCGTTGATCGTTTCAAAAATTTAGGCAAAAGACTCGTCAGGGATTTTATGACAAAAGATCCATTTTATGTAGAACCTTCTGCAAGTCTCATGACAGTCGCAGATCTTATGTTAAGGAAGAGTATTAAAAGACTTCCTGTAGTTGAAAATGATAAATTCATCGGCATTATCAACAGAGAAGCATTTTGCGAGTTTGTAATGGAGGAACGGGAAAGTGAGTAACAATGAGGTCCAATCTGTGGAAGAACAGATTGAAGCCCTTCGTTGCCAACTTGAAAATGAATATAAAACGGAAGAAAAGAGATTGTTAGAAGAGAAACAAAAAGCCTACGAACGTCTTGATGAAATGGAAAAACAGACGATCCAGGAAATAGAAAATGAGTGGCAAAACAAAGAAGCTCGGGTAAAACAACAAACCATCGATTATGAAAAAGAAATTCGTCAAGATCTTTCAAGCCTAATGAACGATATAAGTAAATCCATAAAAATAAAAAGTTTAGTAGAAGAGGCAGTTGCTCTCGTACTAAATAAAAAATAACAACAGAATAGCATTATTACTGTGGAGGGGGGTGGGCTGAGAGAAAGGAAGATGCTCTCTTGATTCGTGATATGCTCAGACTTGCCATATGGGGAGTTACAAGTCGAAAAACCGAAATCATAGAAAAATTACATGATTTCGGCGTTTTGCATCTTGAGTTCCCACGTTCCACAGAAATGACAACACCTCAGCTTGATCAGCTCAGACTTTTAAGAGGAAAGCTTTTGGGGATGTTAGAATCATTAGAATGGAAAGAATGGTCTGAACTAACAGAAAATGATATAACTACATCTCGCGAAAAAATCAAATTACCCTTTAATGAAATAATGACTGAGATAAATGAAAGTCTCGATAAATTTTCTGAGCGACTTACTCAGACGATAGAAGAGAGAAATTCTTTACGTGAGTTATATCTCAAATTGAAGAGATCACAAGACATTCTTTATCATTTTCATTCCTTTGTGAAAGAAGAAGCAGATCAAGGTAATGTTGCTTCGTTGTGGTGGGTTGATAAAAAAGAGATATCGGAAATACTCACCTCTCTTCGTACCGAAATTGTACGTGTGACACCTGTAAAAGATAGAGAATACCTTCGTTATCATTCGTATACTCCTAATGAAAATGAGACACTTCTTGCTATAAGCGTTCAGGATTTAGCTCGTGAAATAGTGACAAATTCTTTGCGTTCATATGGTGCCATACATTGGAAAGCCCCTGCAGGATATGAGCGAGATGTGTTACTTGACTCAACGGAAGCTATAACAGAAGGATTACGATGGATACCCCTGCGCCTTGAAGAATTGCAAGCTAACTTAAAAGAGACGGCTCGCGTTTGGGGGCCTCATTTCGCATCATTATATATTTTGGCAGACGAGCGCTTAGAAGAGCTCCTCGTTGAAAAATCAGCTCATTCTTTTGATAGTGCTTTTCTTATTGAAGGATGGCTTCCTGCGGATGAGCTAGAAGCCACACTTACCAATCTAAAAGGAACTTTCGGGAATGAAGTATTTGTTCAGTGGAGATATCCCTCCACTGAAGAATGGAATAAGGTACCTATATCCCTTTCGAATAAAGCTTTCTTCCGGCCTTACGAGCTTTTTTTAAAATTGCTGCAACCACCTCGTTATAAAACTGCTGACCCTACAGCTATGATTGCCTTGTTTTTCCCCTTTTTTGGGGGATGTATGGTAGGAGATATGGGGTACGGAGCTATAATTTTGTTATTAGGATGGTGGCTCTACCGAAAAAAAGAGAAAAGAATTATATCTGATCTAGGATATATACTCATTTCTTTATCGATTTGGAGCATCATTTGGGGACTTGCTTACGGCGAATTTTTTGGTGATGTAGCCCATCGTCTTTTCCACCTTGAACCTCTATGGGTAGAACGGTCTCACGCCGTTATGCCTGTCATGGCTTTTACAATAGCATTGGGTGCTGCTCATATTATATTAGGGTTACTGATAGGTTTTTATGAAGGAATAAAAGCGAAAAATAAACATATATGGATGGAAAAATCTGGAAATCTGCTGGTACTTATTGCTTTGATAAGTACCCTAGTGAGTTTGAAAGGATGGCTTCCCCATAGTTTCTTTACAATATCTATGTCTATTTTAATCGTTGGTCTTGTTCTTCTTGTTGTTGGGGGAGGAATAGGTGGTCTTGTAGAATCTTTCGGTGCTGTGGGAAACATTTTAAGTTACGTGCGTATCGCCGCAATAGGACTTTCATCTGCTATACTTGCTCTTGTTGCATCAAAGTTTGTTGATGTTTTTGGCCTTTCGATCTTAGGTTTATTCCTTGCTTTATGTATTCATTTACTCAATTTTGTTCTAGCTATAGGTGGGGCAAGTATACACTCAGCCCGATTACATTATGTAGAGTTTATGGGGAAATTTTACTCTGGTGGCGGTAAAGACTACAAACCATTTTCACGGAGGAGGGAACTTCGATGGAAAAAGGAATAATAGCACTTGCAGCAGCCTTGGCTGTTGGAATCCCTGCTTTTGCTACAGCTATGGCGCAGGCCAAGATAGGTAGTGCAGGAGCAGGAACAATAGCTGAAAAGCCTGAAACGGCTGGTGTAATGATTATTCTTGAAGCTATACCCGAAACTATGGTTATACTTGGTTTCGTTGTAGCTATCATGTTGATTTTACAATTTGCCTAGGGGAGATACTCTTGGGAGATTTAGTAGCGAGCCAGAATTTGGCCCAATTTATGGATGCTCTGCGAAAAGAACACGAAGAAAGAATCGAAACTTTAAAAAAACAGGTCGAAAATGATATTGCTGATGCTATCTCGCTTCGCCGTAGAAGTGTCGAAAAGCGTATTGTCGAGATTCGATCTGCACATGATTTAGAAGCAGAAAGATTATTTCAGCGGAATCAACAGAACATCTGTAATCAATTGCGAAAGGATTTTTTTGTTGAATATAATCGCTTAGCGTCAGAAATAGAGATGCAGGTAGAAACTGAACTTAAAGAGCTTAAACGCCAACCAGCAAAATATAAAAAGGTTATGGAAAGCATGTTGAATGAAGCTCTTTCTGTTTGTCCTGCTCCATGTGATGTTATCGTTCACCCCGGGGATGAACCTTTTTTCAATCAAAAGAAAGAGGTTCGCACCGTGAAAGTTGATACAGCCTTAGAATCATGGGGTGGCTGTATAGTTATGTCAGAAAAGGGTGACTTTATTGTTGATAACACCTTCAAAACAAGATGGGAAAAGCTTGCGCCCTCTATCATTAGGAAATTTGCGATACAAGTTGGGCAGATTCTTGGGAAAACTGAGCTTCTCTCACGAAAATTACGGTTATCTTAACGCCTGCCTTCGAGGGAGAGTTTCTCGCCTTTTTAAAACAGATGATTATGAAACTATCGCTCGTGGTGACCTAAAGGCTTTTGAACAATTTTTGCTAGAAAGTCCTTATGCTGAGAGTTTTCGCCAAAAGTTGGTAACACTTCGAAGTGGAACACTGCGACGAATAGAATCGGCGATAGCTCGTGAAGTTTCTCTCCAATTGCGTTTTCTTGGAGATACGGCGCAAGGGGAAGCAAAAGACCTTTTAGGAGTAATTTTAGCCCGTTCTGACCTAATGAACGGGCGGCTTCTTTTGCGCGCTCTATACACTGACAGTAAACATGGAGAAGAACCACAATGGCATGATTATGGGAACTTATCAGCAAACTTCTACAGTGATATATGGCAGAATACAGCAACAGCAACGGATATTATCTCTCGATGTCGGATACAAGCCCATCCATACGCTCTTGCTTTAAGCTCTTCTTTTGTGGAACTTGAACGGACAAAAGATCTCATGAAAGCAGAAAGAGTATTACTAACATCAATGCTTAAGCTTTTTCAGGAGAATGTAAATAAATATTCTTCCAGCAATAGTACTATCCTTTGTGAGTATCTCGGACGATCTATAGATATGTGGAATCTTGGTATATGGCTTCGGCAACGCTCGGGCTTTATTCCATCTGAGACAGCTTTAAAACTATATCTTCAAAATGGCCAATGGCTTACTATTAAAAAATTATCTCAAGCTACAGTTTTGATGGAGCTTGTACATCAGACTCCATGGCAAGCAATTATTAGAGCTATTGAGAATAGCACTCCTCAAGAATTTCAGCGCGCACTGTTTGTTCAATTTATAAAATGGCAAGCTGATCTTTTTCGAGCTAATCCTCTTGGCGTCGAAGTGGGAATGGGATATATAGCCAAATACATTATTGAATGGCAGAATTTAAATCTTTTATCTGTTGGAATCTCAATGGGGTTACCGGAAAAAGAACTTTTATCTCGTCTTATTCCAGTTTAAAGTTAACTTGAAGGACGTGGTTATAAATGGTTACGCAAGAAAAAAGAGCTATAGCCGTAGGTTCGCAGTTATTTGTAGATCTCTGGAGTCTCGAAGGTTTTGAAGGAATTATATGTGAGAACCCTTCGGAGATACATGTTGTTTATCGAGAATTACTTGATGAATCTATAGCTTTTATTATTGCGGAAGAGACATGGTTTAGAAATCTGCCCGATAATTACAGAAAACGATTTGAAAAAATGCAAAATCCTGTTTGGATACCTTTCCCATCGTTACAGATAGAAACGGACTGAGGTGAAAATAATGAGTACACCTTCTTCTGGAATTATAACTGGTATATCTGGTCCTGTTATACGTGCTTTTATTCATGCGCCAGTTAAGATGTTTGAAGTTGCTTACGTAGGAAAAAGCAAACTTCTCGGTGAAGTTATCAGAATCCAGGAAGAATATGTAGATATACAAGTTTATGAAGATACTGGTGGA of Aminobacterium sp. MB27-C1 contains these proteins:
- a CDS encoding ATPase produces the protein MEKGIIALAAALAVGIPAFATAMAQAKIGSAGAGTIAEKPETAGVMIILEAIPETMVILGFVVAIMLILQFA
- a CDS encoding V-type ATPase subunit, with protein sequence MGKLSFSHENYGYLNACLRGRVSRLFKTDDYETIARGDLKAFEQFLLESPYAESFRQKLVTLRSGTLRRIESAIAREVSLQLRFLGDTAQGEAKDLLGVILARSDLMNGRLLLRALYTDSKHGEEPQWHDYGNLSANFYSDIWQNTATATDIISRCRIQAHPYALALSSSFVELERTKDLMKAERVLLTSMLKLFQENVNKYSSSNSTILCEYLGRSIDMWNLGIWLRQRSGFIPSETALKLYLQNGQWLTIKKLSQATVLMELVHQTPWQAIIRAIENSTPQEFQRALFVQFIKWQADLFRANPLGVEVGMGYIAKYIIEWQNLNLLSVGISMGLPEKELLSRLIPV
- a CDS encoding cell division protein, translated to MVTQEKRAIAVGSQLFVDLWSLEGFEGIICENPSEIHVVYRELLDESIAFIIAEETWFRNLPDNYRKRFEKMQNPVWIPFPSLQIETD
- a CDS encoding CBS domain-containing protein, which translates into the protein MNTCARELMHRDLTAVMEEDSIQDAVHILYSHNLSGLPVVREDWELVGYLSESDILQAAIPTYLEILAQSSFLNNGEIHLVDRFKNLGKRLVRDFMTKDPFYVEPSASLMTVADLMLRKSIKRLPVVENDKFIGIINREAFCEFVMEERESE
- a CDS encoding V-type ATP synthase subunit E, yielding MGDLVASQNLAQFMDALRKEHEERIETLKKQVENDIADAISLRRRSVEKRIVEIRSAHDLEAERLFQRNQQNICNQLRKDFFVEYNRLASEIEMQVETELKELKRQPAKYKKVMESMLNEALSVCPAPCDVIVHPGDEPFFNQKKEVRTVKVDTALESWGGCIVMSEKGDFIVDNTFKTRWEKLAPSIIRKFAIQVGQILGKTELLSRKLRLS
- a CDS encoding V-type ATP synthase subunit I; this encodes MIRDMLRLAIWGVTSRKTEIIEKLHDFGVLHLEFPRSTEMTTPQLDQLRLLRGKLLGMLESLEWKEWSELTENDITTSREKIKLPFNEIMTEINESLDKFSERLTQTIEERNSLRELYLKLKRSQDILYHFHSFVKEEADQGNVASLWWVDKKEISEILTSLRTEIVRVTPVKDREYLRYHSYTPNENETLLAISVQDLAREIVTNSLRSYGAIHWKAPAGYERDVLLDSTEAITEGLRWIPLRLEELQANLKETARVWGPHFASLYILADERLEELLVEKSAHSFDSAFLIEGWLPADELEATLTNLKGTFGNEVFVQWRYPSTEEWNKVPISLSNKAFFRPYELFLKLLQPPRYKTADPTAMIALFFPFFGGCMVGDMGYGAIILLLGWWLYRKKEKRIISDLGYILISLSIWSIIWGLAYGEFFGDVAHRLFHLEPLWVERSHAVMPVMAFTIALGAAHIILGLLIGFYEGIKAKNKHIWMEKSGNLLVLIALISTLVSLKGWLPHSFFTISMSILIVGLVLLVVGGGIGGLVESFGAVGNILSYVRIAAIGLSSAILALVASKFVDVFGLSILGLFLALCIHLLNFVLAIGGASIHSARLHYVEFMGKFYSGGGKDYKPFSRRRELRWKKE